The Bifidobacterium eulemuris genome includes a window with the following:
- a CDS encoding trimeric intracellular cation channel family protein, with protein sequence MEVALESNAFILGIEYMAIFCCGMVGGLSAVRKDYDLFAIVITAWLTALGGGIIRDVMLDVPPVGITDKGFVLTALASGIAVAVIHPEVDKLKWPMLTIDALAVALFAVNGTAKAMGLGSSGMTAAFMGMFTALGGGLVRDMLINEVPMVIRDKHWYAVPSAVGCLLTVFVCKALNAGWINLEWEMALELAIVAVVVIMRLLSVKFNLTVPGAVERRHVYL encoded by the coding sequence ATGGAAGTGGCGCTGGAAAGCAATGCGTTTATACTGGGCATCGAATATATGGCCATCTTCTGTTGCGGCATGGTCGGGGGATTGTCGGCCGTGCGCAAGGACTATGATCTCTTCGCCATCGTCATCACCGCGTGGCTGACCGCGCTCGGAGGCGGCATCATCCGCGATGTGATGCTTGACGTGCCTCCTGTGGGCATCACCGACAAAGGCTTCGTGCTCACCGCGCTGGCGTCCGGCATCGCGGTGGCGGTGATCCACCCGGAAGTCGACAAGCTCAAATGGCCGATGCTGACCATCGACGCGCTGGCCGTCGCGTTGTTCGCCGTGAACGGCACGGCCAAGGCCATGGGATTGGGATCGTCGGGCATGACCGCCGCGTTCATGGGCATGTTCACCGCGTTGGGCGGCGGGTTGGTGCGCGACATGCTGATCAACGAGGTCCCGATGGTGATCCGCGACAAGCACTGGTACGCGGTACCGTCGGCGGTGGGCTGCCTGCTGACCGTTTTCGTATGCAAGGCGCTGAACGCTGGCTGGATCAATCTTGAATGGGAGATGGCGTTGGAGCTCGCGATCGTAGCGGTGGTGGTGATTATGCGGCTGCTGTCGGTGAAATTCAATCTCACGGTGCCGGGCGCGGTCGAGCGTCGGCATGTGTATCTGTAG
- the rpsT gene encoding 30S ribosomal protein S20, which translates to MANIKSQKKRVLTNEKAHKRNVAVKSGLKTAIRATREAIAAGDKAAAEAAYKVAAQKLDKAAGAGVIHKNQAANRKSGLAVAINAL; encoded by the coding sequence TTGGCAAACATCAAGTCGCAGAAGAAGCGCGTACTGACCAACGAGAAGGCGCACAAGCGCAATGTGGCCGTGAAGTCCGGTCTTAAGACCGCCATCCGCGCCACCCGCGAGGCCATCGCCGCCGGCGATAAGGCCGCCGCTGAGGCCGCCTACAAGGTCGCCGCTCAGAAGCTCGACAAGGCCGCCGGCGCTGGCGTGATTCACAAGAACCAGGCCGCCAACCGCAAGTCCGGTCTCGCCGTCGCCATCAACGCGCTGTGA
- the lepA gene encoding translation elongation factor 4, with protein sequence MVDQHNQPGFTDQSVIRNFCIIAHIDHGKSTVADRILQLSGIVPEREMRDRFLDRMDIEQERGITIKSQAVRVPWTFDGVEYTLGMIDTPGHVDFTYEVSRALAACEGAVLLVDATQGIEAQTLSNLYMAIDHDLAIIPVLNKIDLPSAEPDKHAEEIAGLIGCEPGDVLRVSGKTGEGVSDLLDQIVMDVPAPNGDPDAPARALIFDSVYDSYRGIVTYLRMVDGELRSREKLHMMGIGMTHDPIEIGVISPDMTPTKALGAGEVGYVITGAKDVSQSKVGDTITSAIKPATEPLDGYRDPKPMVYSGLFPIDNAQFPELRDALDKLKLNDAALVYTPETSVALGFGFRCGFLGLLHMEIVSERLSREFGLDLIQTAPNVTYEVTAEDGTEFHVTNPSEFPDGKIKRIVEPMVAADIITPKEFIGAVMDLCQENRGIMGTMEYISTDRVEMHYRMPLAEIVFDFFDQLKSRTKGYASLDYHEDGEQSADLVKVDILIQGEKVDAFSAIVHRDKAYSYGVMMTKKLRELIPRQQFEIPIQAAIGSRIIARENIRALRKDVLAKCYGGDITRKRKLLEKQKAGKKRMKMLGHVEVPQEAFIAALSTGDSGNDRDTKDKIRAAQKTEG encoded by the coding sequence GTGGTCGATCAGCATAACCAGCCGGGGTTCACGGATCAGTCGGTGATTCGCAACTTCTGCATCATCGCGCATATCGACCATGGCAAGTCCACCGTGGCCGACCGTATCCTGCAGCTGAGCGGCATCGTGCCCGAACGTGAGATGCGCGACCGCTTCCTCGACCGCATGGATATCGAGCAGGAGCGCGGCATCACCATCAAATCGCAGGCCGTGCGCGTGCCGTGGACCTTCGACGGCGTCGAATACACGCTGGGTATGATCGACACCCCCGGCCATGTGGATTTCACCTATGAGGTATCGCGCGCGCTGGCCGCCTGCGAGGGCGCGGTGCTGCTCGTCGACGCCACGCAGGGCATCGAGGCCCAGACCCTGAGCAACCTGTATATGGCCATCGACCATGATCTGGCCATCATTCCGGTGCTTAACAAAATCGATCTGCCAAGCGCCGAACCCGACAAGCACGCCGAGGAGATCGCCGGTCTGATCGGCTGCGAGCCGGGCGATGTGCTGCGCGTCTCCGGCAAAACCGGCGAAGGAGTCTCCGATCTGCTCGATCAGATCGTCATGGACGTGCCCGCACCGAACGGAGACCCGGACGCGCCCGCCCGAGCGCTGATCTTCGATTCGGTCTATGACTCCTACCGCGGCATCGTCACCTATCTGCGTATGGTCGACGGCGAGCTGCGCAGCCGCGAGAAGCTGCATATGATGGGCATCGGCATGACGCACGACCCCATCGAGATCGGCGTGATTAGCCCCGACATGACCCCCACCAAGGCGTTGGGCGCCGGCGAGGTCGGCTATGTGATCACCGGAGCGAAGGACGTGAGCCAGTCCAAGGTGGGCGACACGATCACCTCCGCGATCAAGCCCGCCACCGAACCGTTGGACGGCTACCGCGATCCCAAGCCGATGGTGTACTCCGGCCTGTTCCCGATCGACAACGCGCAGTTCCCCGAATTGCGCGACGCGCTCGACAAGCTCAAGCTCAACGACGCGGCGCTCGTCTACACGCCGGAGACTTCCGTGGCGTTGGGATTCGGCTTCCGCTGCGGCTTCCTGGGACTGCTGCATATGGAGATCGTCTCCGAGCGCTTGAGCCGCGAATTCGGCCTCGACCTGATCCAGACAGCACCGAACGTGACCTACGAGGTGACCGCGGAGGACGGCACCGAATTCCATGTGACCAATCCGAGTGAGTTCCCCGACGGCAAGATCAAGCGCATCGTCGAGCCGATGGTGGCGGCCGACATCATCACGCCTAAGGAGTTCATCGGCGCGGTGATGGACCTGTGCCAGGAGAACCGCGGCATCATGGGCACGATGGAATATATCTCCACCGACCGAGTGGAGATGCACTACCGTATGCCGCTGGCCGAAATCGTGTTCGACTTCTTCGACCAGCTGAAAAGCCGTACCAAGGGCTACGCCTCGCTCGACTACCATGAGGATGGCGAGCAGAGCGCCGACCTGGTCAAGGTGGATATCCTCATCCAGGGCGAGAAGGTGGACGCGTTCAGCGCCATCGTGCACCGCGACAAGGCATACAGCTACGGCGTGATGATGACGAAGAAGCTGCGCGAGCTCATTCCCCGACAGCAGTTCGAGATTCCGATCCAGGCCGCGATCGGCTCGCGCATCATCGCGCGCGAGAACATCCGCGCCCTGCGCAAGGATGTGCTCGCCAAATGCTACGGCGGCGACATCACCCGTAAGCGCAAGCTGCTCGAGAAGCAGAAGGCCGGCAAGAAGCGCATGAAGATGCTCGGCCATGTGGAGGTGCCGCAGGAGGCGTTCATCGCCGCCCTGTCCACCGGCGATTCCGGCAATGACCGCGACACCAAGGACAAGATCCGCGCCGCCCAGAAAACCGAAGGATGA
- the hemW gene encoding radical SAM family heme chaperone HemW has protein sequence MTYGVYVHVPFCLRRCGYCDFNTYTAFDLGGGASRGNYATMVVREMRLVRDWQLAHGIEEPEASTVFFGGGTPTILPASDLIAMLDAVRDVWGLEPDAEITTEANPDTVDADYIRELADGGFTRISFGMQSAVPHVLKTLDRTHTPANVEAGVRAAERAGLRSSVDLIYGAPGESLDDWRESVRTAIDLGVDHISAYALTVEPTTRMGRQIAAGILPKPDDDDEAAKYEIADELFTAAGLRWYEVSNWARPGFESRHNLGYWRNVDWAGLGPGAHSHYSLDGNDMRAWDITHPKLWGQSIADGTVPWAGSETISAQEHLEEVIMLGVRLREGLAIADVERAAGHAIPRERFDGLRQAGLIDVADDSIVPTLRGRLLNDTIIEQLFDLLG, from the coding sequence ATGACCTACGGAGTGTATGTGCATGTGCCGTTCTGCTTAAGGCGCTGCGGATACTGCGATTTCAACACGTATACGGCCTTTGATCTGGGTGGGGGCGCCTCACGCGGCAACTACGCGACCATGGTGGTGCGCGAGATGCGTCTGGTGCGCGACTGGCAGCTCGCGCACGGCATCGAAGAACCCGAAGCTAGCACCGTGTTCTTCGGGGGAGGCACGCCCACCATCCTGCCGGCGTCCGATCTGATCGCCATGCTGGACGCGGTCCGAGACGTCTGGGGGTTGGAACCCGATGCGGAAATCACCACCGAGGCGAATCCCGACACCGTGGATGCCGACTATATCCGTGAGCTCGCGGATGGAGGGTTCACCCGTATCTCCTTCGGCATGCAGTCGGCGGTGCCGCATGTGCTGAAAACCTTGGACCGCACGCATACGCCCGCCAACGTGGAGGCCGGCGTGCGCGCGGCCGAACGGGCTGGGCTGCGCTCCAGCGTCGACCTGATCTACGGAGCGCCGGGGGAGAGCCTCGACGACTGGCGGGAATCCGTACGCACCGCCATCGATCTGGGAGTGGACCACATCTCCGCCTACGCGCTCACCGTGGAGCCGACCACCAGGATGGGCCGTCAGATCGCCGCGGGAATCCTGCCCAAACCCGATGACGACGACGAGGCGGCGAAATACGAAATCGCCGACGAGCTGTTCACCGCCGCCGGACTGCGCTGGTACGAGGTGTCGAACTGGGCCCGACCTGGCTTCGAAAGCCGCCATAACCTCGGATATTGGCGCAACGTCGATTGGGCGGGGCTGGGACCGGGCGCGCACAGCCACTATTCGCTCGACGGCAACGATATGCGCGCCTGGGACATCACGCATCCGAAACTGTGGGGGCAATCCATCGCCGATGGCACAGTGCCATGGGCAGGAAGCGAAACCATATCCGCCCAGGAGCATCTTGAAGAGGTGATCATGCTGGGCGTGCGCCTGCGCGAGGGATTGGCCATCGCCGACGTCGAGCGCGCGGCCGGACATGCGATTCCACGCGAACGCTTCGACGGATTGCGCCAAGCCGGACTGATCGACGTGGCGGACGACAGCATCGTTCCCACGCTTCGGGGCCGTCTGCTCAACGACACCATCATCGAACAGCTTTTCGACCTGCTCGGCTGA